One region of Astyanax mexicanus isolate ESR-SI-001 chromosome 15, AstMex3_surface, whole genome shotgun sequence genomic DNA includes:
- the atxn7l3b gene encoding ataxin-7-like protein 3, which produces MKMEEMALSGMDNSKMEGIAQEILADLVEDACLGLCFEVHRAVKQGYFFLDDTDQESTKDFEIVDQPGVDIFGQVYNQWKNKECVCPNCSRSIAASRFAPHLEKCLGMGRNSSRIANRRIASGNNTNKSESDQEDNDDVNDNDWSYGAEKKTKKRKADKNSNSPRRSKSLKHKNGVRMTH; this is translated from the exons ATGAAAATGGAGGAGATGGCCCTGTCCGGCATGGACAACAGTAAGATGGAG GGCATTGCTCAGGAGATCCTGGCTGACCTAGTGGAGGACGCATGCTTGGGGCTGTGCTTCGAGGTGCACAGGGCCGTCAAGCAGGGCTACTTTTTCCTGGACGACACTGACCAGGAGAGCACCAAGGACTTTG AAATTGTGGACCAGCCTGGGGTGGACATCTTTGGTCAGGTGTACAACCAGTGGAAGAAcaaagagtgtgtgtgtcctAACTGCAGCCGGAGCATTGCCGCCTCCCGCTTCGCCCCTCACCTGGAGAAGTGCCTGGGCATGGGCCGCAACAGCAGCCGCATTGCCAACCGCAG AATAGCCAGTGGCAACAATACAAACAAATCTGAGAGTGATCAAGAGGACAATGATGATGTCAATGACAACGACTGGTCCTATGGGGCAGAAAAGAAAA CCAAGAAGAGAAAAGCAGATAAG AATTCAAATTCCCCAAGAAGATCCAaatcattaaaacataaaaatg GAGTGAGGATGACTCATTGA
- the slc4a1b gene encoding solute carrier family 4 member 1b (Diego blood group), protein MAAWGYMGPEDVGFFSFIWVMLKLCFHQFMRTSSNGRAFVWSTALNVNTNASTTADCQAYAELMKEQNQQGYWQETGRWVGYEENYDLEARHWGPSHISYLTFKSLVQLRRTMNTGVVMLDREERSFSSIAEKIVEEMVSKKEIQSGDREGVLRALMQNCSQSAETQTLTSPLEMQTVAEKRDASDRVEASMVLVGALDFLEKPTVAFVRLKEAVVLGSALETPVPVRFLFVLVGPAKGDMDYHESGRAMAALLADKVFNQAAFQAQNDRELIDAMADFMDCSIVIPPTEIQNEAMLAPIIGFQKKLLQERLRPSDPQLRIDIKPRKPSIARPPPPEDPLVRTGVLFGGMVRDFKRRYQHYKSDITDAMNAQVLAAVIFIYFAALSPAITFGGLLADKVDNMIGVSELMLSTAVLGVIFCLVAAQPVLVIGFSGPLLVFEEAFYAFCKSQDIEYIVGRVWVGVWLIIIVVVIVAVEGSFLVRFISRFTQEIFSILISLIFIYETFSKLGKIFKAHPLILNYDHLNNTVEDPWHPVAKTIVDNSTGNVTIRTVIHERAYPNTALLSMCLMFGCFAIAYYLRIFKNGYFLPGKLRRLMGDFGVPIAIFLMVAVDINLEDTYTQKLVVPKGLQVSNPAMRGWLINPMGEHKSFPVWMMFACVVPAVLVFILIFLESQITTLIVSKPERKMAKGSGFHFDLLILVSLGGCAALFGMPWLSAATVRSVTHANALTVMSKGPKPEIEKVLEQRVSGVLVALLVGLSILMEPILKMIPMAALFGIFLYMGITSLSGIQLWDRFLLLLVPKKYHPNEPYATKVKTNRMHLYTAIQLVCLAVLWIVKSSPFSLALPFILILTIPLRMVMTGRIFTEFEMKCLDADDAKVTFEEEPGVDMYSETRMPS, encoded by the exons CTGCTCTGAACGTTAACACCAACGCCAGCACCACAGCAGACTGTCAG GCCTATGCCGAGCTCATGAAGGAACAGAACCAGCAGGGCTACTGGCAGGAGACGGGGCGATGGGTAGGCTACGAGGAGAATTACGACCTGGAGGCCAGGCACTGGGGGCCGTCCCACATATCCTACCTCACCTTCAAGAGCCTAGTGCAGCTCCGAAGGACCATGAACACTG GGGTGGTGATGCTGGACAGGGAGGAGCGCTCGTTCTCCAGTATTGCTGAGAAGATTGTGGAAGAGATGGTCAGTAAGAAGGAGATTCAGTCGGGTGACCGGGAAGGGGTGCTTCGAGCCCTAATGCAGAACTGCAG CCAGTCAGCAGAGACCCAGACACTGACCTCACCACTGGAAATGCAGACGGTTGCAGAGAAG AGAGATGCATCTGATAGAGTAGAGGCCTCCATGGTGCTTGTAG GTGCACTGGACTTTCTGGAGAAGCCAACAGTAGCATTTGTGCGTCTGAAGGAGGCGGTGGTCCTCGGGTCTGCACTGGAGACTCCAGTTCCTGTCCGCTTCCTCTTCGTGCTGGTGGGCCCTGCCAAGGGCGACATGGACTACCATGAGAGTGGCCGCGCCATGGCCGCCCTGCTGGCAGATAAA GTCTTTAACCAGGCAGCCTTTCAGGCTCAGAATGACAGAGAGCTGATCGATGCCATGGCCGACTTCATGGACTGCAGCATTGTGATCCCACCCACTGAGATCCAGAATGAGGCCATGCTTGCACCAATCATTGGTTTCCAGAAGAAGCTCCTGCAGGAAAGGCTCCGCCCTTCTGACCCTCAGCTGCGCATTGACATCAAGCCACGCAAAC CCTCCATTGCAAGACCCCCTCCACCAGAAGATCCATTGGTGCGTACTGGTGTCCTGTTTGGAGGCATGGTCAGGGATTTCAAAAGACGGTACCAGCACTACAAAAGTGACATCACAGACGCCATGAACGCACAAGTTCTCGCTGCTGTCATCTTTATCTACTTTGCTGCCCTTTCTCCTGCCATCACTTTTGGAGGCCTGTTAG CTGACAAAGTGGACAATATGATTGGCGTGTCTGAGCTGATGCTGTCCACAGCAGTTCTTGGGGTCATCTTCTGTCTCGTGGCTGCCCAGCCGGTTCTCGTCATTGGCTTCTCAGGGCCTCTGCTGGTGTTTGAAGAGGCATTCTATGCG TTCTGTAAGTCCCAGGACATTGAGTACATCGTGGGGagagtgtgggtgggtgtgtggctCATCATCATTGTGGTGGTGATTGTGGCAGTGGAAGGAAGCTTTTTGGTGCGCTTCATCTCCCGCTTCACTCAGGAGATCTTCTCCATCCTCATCTCCCTCATTTTCATCTACGAGACCTTCTCTAAACTCGGCAAG ATTTTCAAGGCGCATCCTCTCATCCTCAACTATGATCACCTGAACAACACAGTGGAGGACCCATGGCACCCAGTCGCCAAAACCATTGTAGATAATTCAACAGGCAACGTGACCATTAGGACTGTCATCCACGAACGCGCCTATCCCAACACCGCCCTGCTCTCCATGTGTCTGATGTTCGGCTGCTTCGCCATCGCTTACTACCTGCGCATCTTCAAGAATGGCTACTTCCTGCCTGGCAAG CTCCGTCGCCTGATGGGCGATTTTGGCGTCCCCATCGCTATCTTCCTCATGGTCGCAGTGGACATCAACCTTGAGGACACCTACACCCAG AAACTGGTGGTGCCTAAGGGCCTGCAGGTGTCCAACCCTGCAATGCGGGGGTGGCTCATCAACCCCATGGGCGAACACAAGTCCTTCCCTGTCTGGATGATGTTCGCCTGTGTCGTGCCTGCAGTACTGGTCTTTATCCTCATCTTCCTGGAGTCGCAAATCACCAC GCTAATAGTTAGTAAACCAGAGAGGAAAATGGCAAAAGGGTCTGGCTTCCATTTTGACCTTCTGATTTTGGTCAGCTTGGGGGGATGTGCTGCATTATTTGGGATGCCTTGGCTCAGCGCGGCTACGGTCCGGTCGGTAACTCATGCCAATGCACTGACTGTGATGAGCAAAGGGCCCAAGCCGGAGATTGAGAAAGTTCTGGAGCAGAGGGTCAGTGGCGTGTTGGTCGCCCTGTTAGTAG GCCTCTCCATCCTCATGGAACCTATCCTAAAGATGATTCCCATGGCAGCTCTGTTTGGAATCTTCCTCTACATGGGGATCACATCTCTCAGCGGGATTCAGCTGTGGGATCGCTTTCTGCTCCTCCTAGTTCCCAAAAAGTACCATCCCAATGAACCATACGCtacaaaa GTAAAGACAAACAGGATGCACTTGTACACAGCCATTCAGCTGGTGTGCCTGGCCGTCTTGTGGATTGTGAAGTCCAGTCCTTTCTCCCTGGCCCTGcccttcatcctcatcctcaccaTCCCTCTGCGCATGGTCATGACTGGCCGCATCTTCACTGAATTTGAGATGAAATGC CTGGATGCTGATGATGCCAAAGTGACATTTGAGGAAGAACCTGGAGTGGATATGTACTCAGAGACACGGATGCCTTCGTAG